The Malus domestica chromosome 13, GDT2T_hap1 genome includes a window with the following:
- the LOC139190302 gene encoding protein TIFY 9, whose product MSRATVELDFFGMDQHHREAASYSSKSQFQKFLHRPRSVRGIHTAMSKINPEVFKSVIASGNASPSIPNPRKSFSVPSSPKVEQVLFPCLPLYVTTAVSDSSVASATSESLQETTPMTIFYNGTVSVFNVPLDKADSILKLALEGNSRKAAEAALPVDPKLALHPSEQQQQLVDPLSEYLPITRSKSLQRFLEKRKERLNAGSPYAYQT is encoded by the exons ATGTCCAGAGCCACCGTCGAGCTCGACTTCTTCGGCATGGATCAGCACCACCGGGAGGCCGCCTCCTACTCCTCCAAATCCCAATTCCAGAAATTCCTCCACCGACCCAGAAGCGTCCGAGGCATTCACACCGCCATGTCCAAGATCAACCCCGAGGTCTTCAAGTCCGTCATCGCTTCCGGCAATGCCAGTCCCAGCATTCCAAATCCGAGGAAATCGTTTTCGGTGCCGTCGAGCCCCAAGGTGGAGCAAGTCCTGTTTCCCTGTTTGCCACTCTACGTTACCACCGCCGTTTCCGATTCCTCTGTCGCGTCTGCAACTTCCGAGAGCCTCCAGGAAACAACGCCAATGACGATTTTCTACAACGGCACCGTCTCTGTTTTCAATGTCCCTCTCGACAAg GCGGATAGCATATTGAAACTTGCTTTGGAAGGAAACTCCCGCAAAGCTGCCGAAGCAGCGTTACCCGTCGATCCAAAACTTGCTCTTCATCCAAgtgagcagcagcagcaacttGTGGATCCTCTTAGCGAAT ATCTACCAATTACTCGTTCTAAGTCATTGCAGAGGTTTCTCGAGAAACGCAAAGAGAG GTTGAATGCGGGTTCTCCATATGCTTACCAAACCTAA